The Microterricola viridarii genome segment CCGCTTGCCCCAGGCGAGGCTGGCGGTCTGCACGCGCAGCTGGTTGCCCCGCTTCGCAATGCTGTAGGCGGCGCCCGCATTCGGGAGCGCGCCGTCTGCGAGGAACGGGAGCGAGAGCAGCTGGTCACTGGGCGTGGATGCCAATGCGGTCTCGAGCTCGGCCGGGAAGTGGCCCGCGGCGAAGCTGCCGGCCATGCTGGCGATGTAGACGCCGGCCCCGCCCGGCGCGATCACCCGGGCAAACTCGTCGAGGCTGAACGCGAAGCCCGCCAGGTCGACACGGAGCACGGCATCCGTCGGCGCCTGCACGGGAGAGAGGCCGGCGGTGTGCACGACCTGGCGCACGGGGCCGAGCGCGGCCGCCGCATCGGCGAGCGCCGTGACGGACTCGTGTGAGGAGACGTCGACGATCTGGGTGGCCACCTCGAATCCGTCGCCGCGCAAGCCGGTGGCGACGCGTTCCAGCAGCTCTTCGTTGAAATCGGCCAGCAGCACGGTGTGCCCCGCTCCCACACGGCGGGCGATGGCCTCGCCCATTCCGCCGACGCCAATGACCACCAAGACGCTGTTCGACATGACGCACTCTCCCATTTCCGAGACAATCTGTCTCATTATGTTGCGAGCCTATACCCGCTCGCTACGCTGAGTAAGTGACCGAACCAAGCCCCCGCGGGCGCCCCCGCAGCGAGCACTCGCGCCGCGCCACCCTCGAGGCCACGCGCGACCTGCTGCACTCCGTCGGGTACGACCGCCTGACGATTGAGGGCATCGCCAGCGCCGCCGGCGTTAGCCGTCAGACCGTCTACCGCTGGTGGGGTGCCAAGTCGGCCATCGTCGCCGAGGCGGTGCTCGACGGCGTGATCATCCTGCCGGGCGGCGTGGATGCGGCGGGTGGTTCCATCGCCGGCATCCTGAACGCGATGGGCGCATCGCTGGTCGCCCCCGAGAATGCGGCACTGATCCGGGCACTCGCTGCGGCCGCGGCGGACGACCCGTCCGCCTCCCAGGCGCTCTACACGCGGATGACCGGCCCGACCCACGACGTCCTGATGGCCTCCATCGCCGAGGGGGTGCAGCGCGGCAGCCTGCGCCCCGACATCGACGCGGAGGTCGCGGCCGATGCCCTGATCGGAGCTCTGCTGTATCGGGTGCTCACCCGACAGGACTCGCCGCCCGACTACGGCGACCGGTTGGCCGTGACCCTGCTCGGAGTCCTGCCGGGGCGCGTCTGAACCGACGCCCCGGCTGGCCAGCGCCTACGGCGCTACGGGCGGGACCTCGGCCGCGAGAACCGGGTCGATGATCTTGCGGTCCTGCGCCGGGAACACGACCTTCTGGATGATGATCATGCCCGATGCCGCCACCGGAATGGCCACGAGGGCGCCGAGCACGCCGCCGATCGTTCCGCCGGCGACGGCCGCGATCACGACGATCGCGCCGGGCACGGCCACCGCCTTGTTCATGATGCGCGGGCTCAGCACATAGGCCTCTACCTGCATGTAGATCAGGTAGTAGATCGCCGCGACCAACGCCGTCAACGGCGACGCGAGGAAGCAGATCAGCGAGATCAGGATGGCGGCGAGCAGCGTGCCCACCATCGGGATCAGCGACCCGATGAACGCGATCAGGGCCAGCAGGGCCGGCAGCGGTGCGCCGATGATCGTCAAGAAGATGAGGCTCAGCACACCGTTGATCAGGGCGAGGCTGAACTGCCCGATCACATAGCGGCCGACGGCACCGGCCACATCGTTGGTGATCTCGGTGAAGCCATCACGCTGGTAGGCCGGGACGAAACGGGCGGCCAGCTTCTTCATCGACGGCAGC includes the following:
- a CDS encoding TetR/AcrR family transcriptional regulator, which encodes MTEPSPRGRPRSEHSRRATLEATRDLLHSVGYDRLTIEGIASAAGVSRQTVYRWWGAKSAIVAEAVLDGVIILPGGVDAAGGSIAGILNAMGASLVAPENAALIRALAAAAADDPSASQALYTRMTGPTHDVLMASIAEGVQRGSLRPDIDAEVAADALIGALLYRVLTRQDSPPDYGDRLAVTLLGVLPGRV
- a CDS encoding SDR family oxidoreductase, which translates into the protein MSNSVLVVIGVGGMGEAIARRVGAGHTVLLADFNEELLERVATGLRGDGFEVATQIVDVSSHESVTALADAAAALGPVRQVVHTAGLSPVQAPTDAVLRVDLAGFAFSLDEFARVIAPGGAGVYIASMAGSFAAGHFPAELETALASTPSDQLLSLPFLADGALPNAGAAYSIAKRGNQLRVQTASLAWGKRGARVNTISPGVISTPMGQQELAGESGASMRAMVEGSATGRLGTPNDIANAAAFLLSTDASFISGTDLLVDGGTVAAVRSGAVTLPGA